A region of the Arachis hypogaea cultivar Tifrunner chromosome 15, arahy.Tifrunner.gnm2.J5K5, whole genome shotgun sequence genome:
ataaaataaaataaagggctAGCCTAGTGAAAAAAAGGTGCCATCTTAACGGTTCTTTCCTTCTTTGGAATGTATCTGCTGATGACATTGTGGTTGCTTACTACTAAGCCACAAAGATTCCAAGGTTTAAAGAAAGTATAAGCAACATAACCAGTTAATTTCAGGGCATTGTTTAAGGTTCTTGCTTTTTCGATTGATGATAACTGTCAATCAGATTTGATCCATTTTAACTGGCTTTCTTGTTAAGCCTCATAATGGGTTAAGTTatttaaactaacaaaaatttcTTGTAGTAAAGTTAAGTTATTACTCTACggattgaatttcaaaattttgttaaGGCATTCACAATTTCTGACTTATGATATCTTATCAAAATGATATTCTGCAGATAGTTTTGTTCATAATAGTCCTTGAATATATATGTAGGTCATGGCTCCTCGGGTCAAGGGTAAAGGTGTCAAGGGTCATAGAAGTTCTCGCACCACTGCCGCAGCCGCTATTTCAACCACCTCCACCTCTTCTGGGACTTCGGTTGTGCCAGATTTTCAGTCAGGATCACTTAGCCAGCAACTGTATTTGATGGTACCTAATCCAGGCTACACGGGTCTTCTTCCACCAAGTTGGCCTACTCCAGGATGTATGGGTCCCCCTCCTCCACCCCCTCCTCCAATTTCGATTCCTCCTCCGCTTCGCAATTCCAATCTATTAGTTGATTCAGTGACACCTAGAAGCTCTAGTACATCTCCTCCATCAGAGACTGCATCGGTTCCTAATAGTGTCACAAAAGAAAGATTGGTTCCCGATGGAAAAACAAGGTAAAATTTGGATCTCTCCATAATTAAAATAGCAGCTTCTAGTGGATTTCCCATACTGCATTACCTATTTCTCTTATTACTCTTCTACACAATTTTTACATACTGCATTACCTATTCCTCTTATTACTCTTTCAGCAAGTAATACTAATCACTCTTCTTCTTTTACTACTCCTAATCTAAATGTGTTTACtactatattttaatttcaaattaaagtgCTAATGacttaaaactattttttttagtttcctaACTTGTCAATTCTTTATGAAATTATCAGTTGGTTACCTTTCCTTCCTGGTTCTCAGAAGATTACAGAGATCATCAAGAAACGATATGATAAACCGTACAAAAAGTTTGGAGATGTCCCTCTTCCGACAAAGAAGCTTTGGTTTAAGGAGTGGAAGGTAAAAGTGTTGGattgaataaaattattttggattGAATATTGTTCATGTGATTTGAATCTTATAAGTAGCAACTTGATGAGTATGTGCAGAGCCACTTtcttattgatgatgatgatgatgagtttttCTAGAGGGCTTTCAAGTATAGGACAAGTAAGTGATTTAGCCAAATGATGTCAGATATCCGTGAGGGTGTGGATACAACCCACGAATGGCTAATTCCTGCTTACAAAAAGGTATTGGAAAGGTATTGGGAAACAGATGAGAAATGGAAAAATATAAGGAAAAAAGCAAGAGAGAATCGAGCGTCACTCTTAGGTGGTTCTGTCCATTGCGGTGGTTCTATTCCATTGAGCTCAACTATAGAGAGGATGGTAATATAATTTAAGTGGCTTTAGATCTTATTTAATAGACATctatttatgtaaaatttttcttattttgtatttCATGTGGAACAGAAGAAGCAGTTGGGCCGTACACCAACCCACGAGGAGGTCTTCAAAGAAACCCACACACTTAAAAGTGACAAGTCTAAATGGGTGGACAAGCGCTCTCAAGACACTCATGTGAGATATAGTATAAATACTCCTCCTATGtcaaaattattaactaatttcTAGCTGTCTGGCATTAACATTACTGTATTTAGTGGTCCTAACTATgttcaacattattattattattattcagttTTGTGCTTTGTGATTTTATAGTTGGTTTCTTTTCTTCCAAGTTTCTATAGTCTAAGCCATTTGACACATCTCCTTAAGAGATAATACAGTTCACCAATCTTAATCTTGTGTAGAATGCATGTGAAGCATGCATTATTCTCTTGGAATATGGTAATCTAGTAGCTTGAAATGTTTGCAGCTTGCAGGGGTGTTTACAAGAACTAATAATCTGTTGGCATATACCCAATTTTCCTTGAATTAATGAAAGTTAAGAATCATGTTCTTCCAAAAGGAAATTCAGTTCATTAAGTACTTCCACGGCATTGTCagttgttaaaatactttaaataagAGTTGGCTTGGCTGATCAAGATCCAGGAATGTCACAAGTAGCGTTTCTTTTACTAGTAAATCATCATTAGAGGGTCACTAATGCTGTACTTAAACCATAGTAGCATGTCCCAATTATTGGAGTTTTCTAttgtttgaatttaaatatatacAATTTGAAAAGTTTTGTGCAAAATCTAAAAGTTTTCTATTAAGTAATATGCATGGCTATttgtcttaataataataatataattgatataatcaTTGTGCAACAGGAGAAGTTTATAAAAAAGTTGGCAGAAGTTCAGGCTCAACATGCCGAGGCTCAAGCACAGGGAATGGAGCTACAACCAATTGATGAAGACTTGATTTGGGAGGAAGTGTGTGGTGGGCAAAAGAAGAATCGAGTTTACGGAAAAGGGTCATTCTTTTCTAGCTCTATCAAGTCTGGAACCACTTCTGCCAATTCTGTATCTGGAAGAGCACCAAGAAATCAAAATTCTGTTCCTGATTTGCGAGAACAGATTCATAATCTCAATGAAGAGCTTTTTCAGCGTGTTACTCAACAAACAGATGAGCGTATTAGTAAGTTGTTAGATACACGCTTGGctcctttggaaaagactcaaaagaaattagaaaagttGGAACGGGCAATTGGAAAGGCCAAAAAGGAAAAGCTGAAACAGAAGAGATGGAATGAGGCTTATGTTAGCTATTATGAGAAGGTTAGAGCATCAAGTAGTTCTAGTGCAGTTCCACTACCACCGCCACCGCCGCCACCCTCAATGTCTTCGGATGAGggctatgatgatgatgaggatgaagatgacactgaagactatagctgatagttttagtatggttgaacaatatactaggaattatagttgatgatcaatacattttgtttatgttttgaattatattgactttgcttgtttataatacttttcttttagtttgataatacgatgaatttgtttatgttttgaaatattataaatattcaaatataaattagataaaaatttgtattaaatttatatttattttgtatgaaaataattttattttgtaattagaaaaagtaaaaaaaaattctattttaccttacagacggatttacagacggattttctgtctgtaatcatgattttccaaagtttaaattacagacggaaaatccgtcgaaaaatccgtctgtaattacagagagaaaatccgtcggaaaatccgtctgtaattacagacggaaaatccgtctgaaaatccgtctgtaattacagacgaaaaatccgtttGAAAATCtgcctgtaattacagacggaaaatccgtctgtaattacagacggaaaatccgtctgtaagttTGTCGCCTTCAGGAAATGGAGGGAGggtttacagagggaaaatccgtcggtaaatcgtaaaaatccgtcggtaattttccgacggaaaaaaaatccgtcggtaaataatttccgacggggcttttacagtgggacaaaatccgtcggtaatttcatcggtaaccaaaaatccgtctgtaataaagactaaatctgtctgtaaatctgtctgtatttatcaattttctagttgtgaaaTGTACAATTCAGTTGACTAGacaaaaaaaatgcaaattaGAAAAAAGAATAGCCTAAAGCCTATAATCAAACAATAAAGTGCTTACATAATACATACCATATCCTCTATTTAGACTTGAGATTAGATTCTAGCTGTATGGTTTCACTTTTGATTTGTCTCTTTCTTTTCTCAATACTTTAGTTGCCTCCAATTTTTTCATTACCACAACAGTCTTTCTTCTAATTTGAAGTTTTCTCATGTAATGATCTAATATATCTATCGTAACTGCAAGAAAAAGGACGGCACCTGAAAATAATATTGCCAATGAAACATAAGCCCTGTGAAATTCAGAATATTAAGTGTTCAGATTCAGCATAATTACAATAGTAATGTCCTTGTGATGCCTATTGTGGAGCAACAATTTGGTTGAATTGTTATTCCAAATACTATAGTCACTTTCCTTATTTGCTTCATCCCGAGGAAAAAGTAAAGTccttttagttaaattattagttctataatgaaaaataactatattcaattatgaaaaaaaaacctCCATATCAGAGATGGAATACAATAATAAACAGATTTCTCATTAGTCTTGATCACTTTCAACTCTCCATCATCATTAATAATTTGGAAGTCAAGATTGAAATATGaattataatgttatatatttgAGAAAGAGTAGGTAGCTAGTCtaccaaagaaaaaagaaatttaattaaatGAAGAACTAATAGAATAACAAAGTCTAATAGAATAACAAATTGAACTTATTTCTGAttacaatcttttttttttgaaacaactcAAATTTCCAGTAAAAcccacaaacataaataaaataatagaaagtcTGATAGATAGGAAGTATGTAGAGAGTGACAAGAACACCACAAATATACAATTACCTTGCTTAAATTAGTATGCTTCTGACTTCACGTTATAGAATTTTCTTTTGTAAATGACGATCACCTGAATCCCCCAATCATATATACGTTAATGAGAAAGATTTCACATTATATAATTGttgttgctattttttattcttttttatttctagagCCTTCTTGTTATATTTGTACATGAGTTTTGAAATCAGTATAACAAAAATTGTGATGATTCTAAAAGAATCAAACATGTTTTAATAATCGAATGCCTTCAAAATCTAATAAATAATTGTTCATAATTAAActgaaatctttttttttccaaaGCACTTTACATTATGTTAATTCAGGCACAATTAAAAAAGCTCAAATTATTTATGAGTAAACCCTAACTTATTCTTACGtcataataattacaaaaatggAATACTTTCCATTCTAACTGAAATGTACTTAATCCTGTTTAGCATGACAACCACTAACCAACATAGCATTCATAATTGAGGAAGGGGAGGAGCTGAATCCAAACATTTTGAAAAGGATTAAATAAAATCTGCATTACTGATTTCAAGTTCTAAGGACCACAAgtatttaaattttcaattttgatcGGAAATTTCTTTTTGATAATATATGCATACAAAATAttgaactaataataataatagaatattcaTATATTTCGAAGAGcaagcaaaattttcaattttgatcGGAAATTTCTTTTTGATAATATATGCATACAAAATAttgaactaataataataatagaatattcaTATATTTCGAAGAGCAAGCAATATTAGCCGCTAATACTTAATGCTGATTTGCTAAAAGGAAATAGAAAAAGCACTCTACCTCTTCAGGTTCAATAATATACCCTATCTATCTTAGATCATATAACCGAAAAGCAACTGAAAAATCATTATAAATAACTTAATATAATGATAAATGATTGAATATAAATCATTTATGCAGTCCAATATAATAAATCATGCATATGATTCTTGAGGGAGCAAAAAGAAGATATGAGATATGAATATGAATCATTATTATGTAATGGTTCTATCTTACAGTTGATCTTGCCTTCCATAGATGCATCTGGGAGAAATACACCCAATGATTGAACAAATTCTCCAAACTCGATGACACCATGTTTCTTGAGACCAAacagataaaaaaaaatctacaaaggagaaagaaaagtgaGGATGCATTAGCAGAAGATTAAGACATGAAATAAAGCTAACATTAATGCTTTCAAACCATAGATAGATGACTATCCATTAGAGAATTATCAATGAAATTTTATTTTAGGCTTTATCCATGAAATATATGTACCATCACAGGATTACACAACAGAACCAAAATATATATCGTAATAATCTTTCTCAATACCTTATTTAATTATAAAGTAAATCCTAAGAGCCGAGAAGATGCGCAAACAGGAAAATACCCACTCTTTTAAAAAATAACGAAATAGCACAGAGACCAACTAAACCTAAATATCCAACAGCTTAAAATTCAGACCAAATCGTTATCCTCACAATTTTCAGATCTCAAATCTGAAAAAATTCAAATGACCAGAAATTTTGGAAATCAATACAATTTATATTCACGTTTTTCAAAATCTGtagatataaattaataaaatttatttattaaaaataatttaatattaaatgtgAATTGTGATGTCTCTATGTTGgcaattttatcaattattttcaTAATTTGCACAACGATTCCTGATGTGAATTGCGATTTGATAACCATGCTCCAATCTAACTTGATTGTCATTTTCAACTACTACTTTCATTATAAAGAATTGATTAAAGAGCATAAAAAATTTGCATAGAAGAGCCTAAAATATCTTTAGCAGATCAAACACCTTCTCAGCAATATATTTCTATTGAAGAGTGGCACCCTTCTGTTGCACTTTATTAGGATGAATGCACAGTGTAGCTTTCCTATAAGCCTTTTTAACAGCAGCGCCTATAATTAAATCAGTTAAAAAAACTGGTTGCCAACCACATTCAGGCCACAGCACCTGATCATCATTGATTAATGAATCTAGTcaacataaatataaataattataccaaaaaataaataCCAGAAAAGCAATATAAACTAAGCAAAAGGACCCGTTTGACGGGTTCAAGATTCATGAAGAAAAATATGATTTGGTAGAACATGTTAATTATGCACTTGGATTTTAATTATGTacttattatcaaaataaaataaactatggCCACAAAATCTTGGTGATACATGTATGATTTTGTAGAAAATGTTAAATATACACTTGTTATAAATAAAATGGtggaagataaataaataatcaaagtCATTATACTTATGGCCACTATAGATCTAGAATACAGAAAATTCAGAGATTATCAAACTACATCAACAAAGTACATACATATTGTAAAGTGGAGGGCAAAGCCCGCAAGTTCCCCTCTTTTCTTGCAGCCCAGCGCTTAATTTCAAAATCCAATGTCTCTGCAAGCCTCTAAATTTGGAAAGGTAAAGttcaatgaaaaaaagaaaaactataaAACATGgcataaacaaattcaaattactGGAAAACTGATAAGACAAATCTTAAATAAGAACACACTATAATATTAAAACAGAAAAAGAACACCTACATCagataatatacaaaaaaaagccaagaaaggagtaATGACAAACCCTTTTCCTTTGCCGTAactcaaaaggaaagatagacaGAGGGAATGCATCTATATGAGCATATTCTCCTGCTCTCTCCAATTTATAAATCTATAAATATAGACAACTCACGTGTCTCTCAGCTTGCTCTTTGAGTTTGTAGATCCCGCTGGTTCTTCTCTGCTAATGCTTTTGCCTGGTACAACAACCGAGCATGCAGTAAACAACAACCAAGTCATAAGATTGAATTAAATGAGCGTAAAATCATTAAAGAAAAGCTACATTGTTGAcaatcaaaatagaaaataacgaTAAAATTACTTGTAAGTCAAAATATCTTCCTAAAGTAGTAATTGTAGATAAGAAAAAAATGGAGTTGTATTATTAGGAGCTTAAATCAAACAAATGGTGGGCAACTTTGAggtattaacaaaataatatgtaTCAACATTTTTGGGATACATGTATCATTTTTTAGAAGATGTAAATTACGCACTtgttatcaaaataaaataaattatggcCACAAAATCTCAGTGATACATGTATAATTTTGCAGAACATGTTAAATATACACTTGTTATAAATAAAATGGTGGAAGATAAATA
Encoded here:
- the LOC140178946 gene encoding uncharacterized protein; protein product: MAPRVKGKGVKGHRSSRTTAAAAISTTSTSSGTSVVPDFQSGSLSQQLYLMVPNPGYTGLLPPSWPTPGCMGPPPPPPPPISIPPPLRNSNLLVDSVTPRSSSTSPPSETASVPNSVTKERLVPDGKTSWLPFLPGSQKITEIIKKRYDKPYKKFGDVPLPTKKLWFKEWKVKVLD
- the LOC112750261 gene encoding uncharacterized protein, which codes for MMSDIREGVDTTHEWLIPAYKKVLERYWETDEKWKNIRKKARENRASLLGGSVHCGGSIPLSSTIERMKKQLGRTPTHEEVFKETHTLKSDKSKWVDKRSQDTHEKFIKKLAEVQAQHAEAQAQGMELQPIDEDLIWEEVCGGQKKNRVYGKGSFFSSSIKSGTTSANSVSGRAPRNQNSVPDLREQIHNLNEELFQRVTQQTDERISKLLDTRLAPLEKTQKKLEKLERAIGKAKKEKLKQKRWNEAYVSYYEKVRASSSSSAVPLPPPPPPPSMSSDEGYDDDEDEDDTEDYS